A DNA window from Micromonospora inyonensis contains the following coding sequences:
- a CDS encoding metallophosphoesterase — MSRLRQMIGARIRRAAADDHDLVRLAAVRWLRPHELTRTGTRALLASIFGQYADKREAQQGAAFDQPVFRHDQGTGDFWFDYVADLGDGFDATYSVASLIASDLPLDTDGGVLPRGTALIMGGDQVYPYADATGYEQRTTRVYTAAYPCPPDGADGHRPWLYAVPGNHDWYDGLTAFLRVFGQQDQIGGWRTRQRRSYFALRLPHGWWLLAIDIQLDTYIDRPQLEYFRQVAAGIEPTASIIVCTAVPSWYQGTGTSTDRLAHFLSAGLGDRARQVRVFLTGDTHHYARYQRRSGDGPMLITAGIGGAYTAATHLLPERIAVSARLLDPDADKTAQIGYVRVGGTWPSPADSRREARRVLWRLPLRNVALLPVFATLYGLLGISGLTRSWLWSGALLAVAFAGCLAFARPRSGGRLRRLAFGTTLALVQVPPALAAVVGFATVVTDWRWPARAWAVAAVTVVGAVLAAVLLAAWLLAVSAWRVNENELFAAQAIEDYKGFLRLQVGTDGLLTVHPIGVRRSVRAWRPADGDAGPRLVPAGPGRLEPQLIEAPVRIPPTPGRPH, encoded by the coding sequence GTGTCGCGGCTCAGGCAGATGATCGGGGCGCGGATCCGGCGGGCGGCGGCCGACGACCACGACCTCGTCCGACTGGCCGCGGTCCGGTGGCTGCGACCACACGAGCTGACCCGGACCGGCACCAGAGCGCTACTCGCCAGCATCTTCGGCCAGTACGCCGACAAGCGGGAGGCGCAGCAGGGGGCGGCGTTCGACCAGCCGGTCTTCCGGCACGACCAGGGCACCGGCGACTTCTGGTTCGACTACGTCGCCGACCTGGGCGACGGCTTCGACGCGACGTACTCGGTGGCCAGCCTGATCGCCAGCGACCTGCCGCTGGACACCGACGGCGGCGTCCTGCCCCGGGGCACGGCGCTGATCATGGGCGGCGACCAGGTCTACCCGTACGCCGACGCGACCGGCTACGAACAGCGCACCACCCGGGTCTACACCGCCGCGTACCCGTGCCCGCCGGACGGTGCCGACGGCCACCGTCCCTGGCTGTACGCGGTGCCCGGCAACCACGACTGGTACGACGGCCTCACCGCCTTCCTGCGGGTCTTCGGCCAGCAGGACCAGATCGGCGGCTGGCGGACCCGGCAGAGGCGCTCCTACTTCGCCCTCCGGCTGCCCCACGGCTGGTGGCTGCTGGCGATCGACATCCAGCTCGACACCTACATCGACCGGCCGCAGCTGGAGTACTTCCGGCAGGTCGCCGCCGGCATCGAGCCGACCGCGTCGATCATCGTCTGCACCGCCGTGCCGAGCTGGTACCAGGGAACGGGCACCTCCACCGACCGGCTGGCGCACTTCCTCAGCGCCGGCCTGGGCGACCGGGCCCGCCAGGTCCGGGTCTTCCTGACCGGGGACACCCACCACTACGCCCGCTACCAGCGGCGCAGCGGCGACGGGCCGATGCTGATCACCGCCGGGATCGGCGGCGCGTACACCGCGGCGACGCACCTGCTCCCGGAACGGATCGCGGTGTCGGCCCGCCTGCTGGATCCGGACGCCGACAAGACCGCGCAGATCGGCTACGTCCGGGTCGGCGGGACCTGGCCGTCACCGGCGGACTCGCGCCGGGAGGCCCGCCGGGTCCTCTGGCGACTCCCGCTCCGCAACGTCGCCCTGCTACCGGTCTTCGCCACCCTCTACGGGCTGCTCGGCATCTCCGGCCTGACCCGGTCCTGGCTGTGGAGCGGGGCCCTGCTCGCGGTGGCGTTCGCCGGCTGCCTCGCCTTCGCCCGGCCCCGGTCGGGCGGGCGGCTGCGCCGGCTCGCCTTCGGCACGACCCTGGCACTGGTCCAGGTGCCGCCCGCGCTGGCGGCGGTGGTCGGCTTCGCCACGGTGGTCACCGACTGGCGGTGGCCCGCCCGGGCCTGGGCGGTGGCCGCCGTCACGGTCGTCGGCGCGGTCCTCGCCGCGGTCCTGCTGGCCGCCTGGCTGCTGGCGGTCTCCGCGTGGCGGGTCAACGAGAACGAACTGTTCGCCGCCCAGGCCATCGAGGACTACAAGGGCTTCCTGCGGCTGCAGGTCGGCACGGACGGCCTGCTCACCGTCCACCCGATCGGGGTACGCCGCTCGGTCCGCGCCTGGCGTCCGGCAGACGGGGACGCCGGGCCCCGGCTGGTCCCCGCCGGCCCCGGGCGGCTCGAACCCCAGCTCATCGAAGCCCCGGTACGGATCCCGCCCACCCCCGGCCGGCCGCACTGA
- a CDS encoding acyltransferase family protein codes for MRRLRQLAERTPADRERLVDLLRAVAIAMVVLGHWTVTVLGHDAAGRPTARSALPELPWAYPLTWLAQVMPVFFLVGGYANAASLAARRARGGDATDWLLDRSARLIRPTTLLLLVLTGGALVGRLAGAEPSTVRTVVWFATVPLWFLSAYLAVVPLAPLTYALHERSGFAVPVALAALVALGDLGRATGPATLALGNYLLGWLAVHQLGYAWYDARHGVDRPLRRLPPTPRVGWALLLGGVAVLVLLTTVGPYPVSMLNVPGERLDNAAPPSLALLVLATAQLGLIMVLRAPAERWLRRPGPWQAVIAVNAVVLTVFLWHLSAAILLVGGLDAVGLLPTPPVDSPAWLAWRVPWLLMLVVVLAALVAVFGPVEARAGRRGGGPTGARHRAGRGLVGRRVRGGLTVAGYGAVVAALVVNAVTPKDAPEPLGLPVTALVAYLVGAGLLRLLRSATKHRT; via the coding sequence ATGCGCCGCCTGCGGCAGCTCGCGGAGCGGACGCCGGCCGACCGGGAACGCCTCGTCGACCTGCTCCGGGCCGTGGCGATCGCCATGGTCGTCCTCGGCCACTGGACGGTCACCGTGCTCGGCCACGACGCGGCGGGCCGCCCGACCGCGCGTTCCGCCCTGCCGGAGCTGCCCTGGGCGTACCCGCTGACCTGGCTGGCCCAGGTGATGCCGGTCTTCTTCCTCGTCGGCGGCTACGCCAACGCCGCCTCGCTGGCCGCCCGCCGGGCCCGGGGTGGCGACGCCACCGACTGGTTGCTCGACCGCAGCGCCCGGCTGATCCGGCCGACCACCCTGCTGCTCCTGGTGCTCACCGGCGGGGCCCTGGTCGGCCGGCTGGCCGGTGCGGAGCCCTCAACGGTGCGTACGGTGGTGTGGTTCGCCACCGTGCCGCTGTGGTTCCTCTCCGCGTACCTGGCGGTCGTCCCGCTCGCCCCGCTCACGTACGCCCTGCACGAGCGCTCCGGCTTCGCCGTGCCGGTGGCGCTGGCGGCCCTGGTGGCGCTGGGCGACCTGGGCCGGGCCACCGGTCCGGCCACCCTCGCCCTCGGCAACTACCTGCTCGGCTGGCTGGCCGTGCACCAGCTCGGCTACGCCTGGTACGACGCCCGGCACGGCGTCGACCGGCCACTGCGCCGGCTACCGCCGACCCCACGGGTGGGCTGGGCGCTGCTGCTCGGCGGGGTGGCCGTGCTGGTGCTGCTGACCACGGTCGGTCCGTACCCGGTGAGCATGCTCAACGTCCCCGGCGAGCGGCTCGACAACGCCGCACCGCCGAGCCTGGCGCTGCTCGTCCTCGCCACCGCCCAGCTCGGGCTGATCATGGTGCTCCGCGCCCCGGCCGAACGCTGGCTGCGTCGCCCCGGCCCGTGGCAGGCGGTGATCGCGGTGAACGCGGTGGTGCTGACCGTCTTCCTCTGGCACCTCAGTGCGGCGATCCTGCTGGTCGGCGGGCTCGACGCGGTGGGTCTGCTGCCCACCCCGCCGGTCGACTCGCCGGCCTGGTTGGCCTGGCGGGTGCCGTGGCTGCTGATGCTCGTCGTGGTGCTGGCGGCGCTGGTCGCGGTCTTCGGCCCGGTGGAGGCCCGCGCCGGCCGGCGCGGCGGCGGCCCGACCGGCGCGCGGCACCGGGCCGGCCGGGGCCTCGTGGGCCGGCGCGTCCGGGGCGGATTGACGGTGGCCGGGTACGGGGCCGTGGTCGCCGCCCTCGTGGTCAACGCGGTGACCCCGAAGGACGCGCCCGAGCCGCTGGGCCTGCCGGTCACCGCGCTGGTGGCGTACCTGGTGGGGGCGGGGCTGCTGCGGCTGCTCCGCTCCGCGACAAAGCACCGTACGTAA
- a CDS encoding N-acetylglucosamine kinase, whose amino-acid sequence MSASVVVGLDVGGTSTRATVVTTTGDRLGTGRAGGGNPTSHGADRAAAELRTALRAALAGTDPAGVAAGVIGLAGAGRLLADPAGRDAFDRAWHDVGLRCPYTVHSDALIAYASGSPDPDGTVLIAGTGAIAARVRGLRLDRVADGHGWLLGDAGSGFWLGREAVRRVLADLDRAHRPGPLGVRVLTELLGHAEIAPRPRDTVDALVQAVTRRPPVELARLAPLVVDAARRDEATAVALVGEAAGHLAESASRIRPPDATGPLVLGGGLLTGDTPLATALQVELRRRWPEALLRRAGDGAGAAAWLAARDLPGVTDPEALHGLLVPPVAGPGFGAPDRCPVA is encoded by the coding sequence ATGTCCGCCAGCGTCGTGGTCGGTCTGGACGTCGGCGGCACCTCCACCCGGGCCACCGTGGTCACCACCACCGGTGATCGCCTGGGCACCGGACGTGCCGGCGGCGGCAACCCCACCAGCCACGGCGCCGACCGCGCCGCCGCCGAACTCCGCACCGCCCTGCGCGCGGCGCTGGCCGGCACCGACCCGGCCGGGGTCGCCGCCGGGGTGATCGGGCTGGCCGGGGCGGGGCGGCTCCTCGCCGACCCCGCCGGGCGGGACGCCTTCGACCGGGCCTGGCACGACGTCGGGCTGCGCTGCCCGTACACGGTGCACAGCGACGCCCTGATCGCCTACGCCTCCGGCAGCCCCGACCCGGACGGCACGGTGCTCATCGCCGGGACCGGAGCCATCGCCGCCCGGGTACGCGGACTGCGGCTGGACCGGGTCGCGGACGGACACGGCTGGCTGCTCGGCGACGCCGGCTCCGGCTTCTGGCTGGGGCGTGAGGCGGTCCGGCGGGTGCTGGCCGACCTGGACCGGGCCCACCGGCCGGGGCCCCTCGGCGTCCGCGTCCTCACCGAACTGCTCGGGCACGCCGAGATCGCGCCCCGCCCCCGGGACACCGTCGACGCGCTGGTGCAGGCGGTCACCCGACGTCCCCCGGTCGAGCTGGCCCGGCTGGCCCCGCTGGTCGTCGACGCCGCCCGGCGCGACGAGGCGACCGCCGTCGCCCTGGTCGGCGAGGCCGCCGGGCACCTGGCGGAGAGTGCCTCACGGATCCGCCCACCGGACGCCACCGGTCCGCTCGTCCTCGGCGGCGGACTCCTCACCGGGGACACCCCGCTGGCCACCGCGCTCCAGGTCGAACTGCGCCGCCGCTGGCCGGAGGCGCTTCTGCGCCGGGCCGGCGACGGCGCGGGGGCCGCCGCCTGGCTCGCCGCCCGCGACCTGCCCGGGGTGACGGATCCCGAGGCGCTGCACGGGCTGCTTGTGCCACCGGTGGCGGGACCGGGTTTCGGCGCACCGGACCGGTGTCCGGTGGCATAG
- a CDS encoding MurR/RpiR family transcriptional regulator, protein MVGHEVDATAAAVVDTEGPDRRAPLGVASDGVLARVRTGVDELTGALRRVAEHVLSDPEAAARATIVELAERSGTSPATVTRFCRAMGFEGYADLRLGIAAETGRARSAGWTVDIGREIQPGDPLERVLGQIMAADTRAMHDTAARLDLAEVERAAVAVAGADRVNIFGASGSALVGEEMQFSLHRIGVAAWAWNDVHEGLASAALLRPGDVALGISHTGQTRETIEMLAEAGSRGATTVALTGFPRSPLAELADVVLLTASQATTFRPDALSARHPQLVVLDLLYVAVAQRTHARAHAAFRRTAQAVDGHKAARGALP, encoded by the coding sequence ATGGTCGGTCACGAGGTGGACGCCACCGCGGCCGCGGTGGTCGACACCGAGGGGCCCGACCGCCGGGCTCCGCTCGGGGTCGCCTCCGACGGTGTGCTCGCCCGCGTCCGCACCGGCGTGGACGAGCTGACCGGGGCGCTGCGCCGGGTCGCCGAGCACGTGCTCAGCGACCCGGAGGCGGCGGCCCGGGCCACCATCGTGGAACTCGCCGAACGCAGCGGCACCTCACCGGCCACGGTCACCCGGTTCTGCCGGGCGATGGGCTTCGAGGGCTACGCCGACCTGCGGCTCGGCATCGCCGCCGAGACCGGCCGGGCCCGCTCCGCGGGCTGGACGGTCGACATCGGCCGGGAGATCCAGCCCGGCGACCCGCTCGAACGGGTGCTCGGGCAGATCATGGCCGCCGACACCCGGGCCATGCACGACACCGCCGCCCGGCTCGACCTGGCCGAGGTGGAACGGGCCGCCGTCGCCGTCGCCGGAGCCGATCGGGTGAACATTTTCGGGGCCAGCGGCAGCGCGCTGGTCGGCGAGGAGATGCAGTTCAGCCTGCACCGCATCGGCGTGGCCGCGTGGGCCTGGAACGACGTGCACGAAGGGCTGGCCAGTGCCGCGCTGCTGCGCCCCGGCGACGTGGCGCTGGGCATCTCGCACACCGGGCAGACCCGGGAGACCATCGAGATGCTCGCCGAGGCGGGCAGCCGGGGCGCGACCACCGTCGCGCTGACCGGTTTCCCCCGCTCACCCCTGGCCGAACTGGCCGACGTGGTGCTGCTCACCGCCAGCCAGGCCACCACCTTCCGTCCCGACGCGTTGTCCGCCCGCCACCCCCAGCTCGTCGTGCTCGACCTGCTCTACGTGGCGGTCGCGCAACGCACCCACGCCCGCGCCCACGCGGCGTTCCGACGTACCGCGCAGGCGGTCGACGGGCACAAGGCCGCGCGGGGGGCCCTGCCATGA
- the ngcE gene encoding N-acetylglucosamine/diacetylchitobiose ABC transporter substrate-binding protein, which translates to MSVTPELPAELSRRTVLRRAAAAGLLATPAVGLLSGCVGGGDDEPVEQAAGEKSATNPLGVKEDAPLEVVIFNGGLGTKYATDVHIPSYKKAFPKAEVKHSATEEVGTVLQPRFTSNTPPDMVNNAGSKLLDQGALVQAGQVQDLTDLLDAPSLNDPSKKVRDLLVPGTVEQGTFNGKPFVLNYAFTVFGLWYDAALFEKNGWAAPKTWADFTALCDKIKAAGITPYSYAGANAAYYQYLVLLTSAAKIGGPDVLKNIDNLEDGAWQAEPVKQAAAAWAEIGAKYGNKAHLGLKHTEVQLQQNQGKVAFYPSGSWLENEQAKDTPPGFKYAVTPVPSVTASDALPQTAIYAAAGEMYFVPAKGKNPRGGMEYLRHMLSKAGAKGFTELTKVLTVVQGAVDGLDISPGLTSGNAMLGAAGKDYFSYRFDTWYKKLDDEARAATNELMFSGGSAQKFCDRMQKAADAVKKDSSIEKFKR; encoded by the coding sequence ATGTCCGTTACCCCCGAGCTTCCGGCCGAGCTGAGCCGCCGTACCGTGCTGCGCCGCGCCGCCGCCGCGGGCCTGCTGGCCACTCCGGCCGTCGGCCTGCTCAGCGGCTGCGTCGGCGGCGGCGACGACGAGCCGGTCGAGCAGGCCGCCGGCGAGAAGTCCGCCACCAACCCGCTGGGCGTCAAGGAGGACGCCCCGCTGGAGGTGGTCATCTTCAACGGCGGACTGGGCACCAAGTACGCCACCGACGTGCACATCCCGTCGTACAAGAAGGCGTTCCCGAAGGCGGAGGTGAAGCACTCGGCCACCGAGGAGGTCGGCACCGTCCTCCAGCCCCGGTTCACCAGCAACACCCCGCCGGACATGGTCAACAACGCCGGCTCCAAGCTGCTCGACCAGGGTGCCCTGGTGCAGGCCGGCCAGGTGCAGGACCTCACCGATCTCCTCGACGCCCCGTCGCTCAACGACCCGTCGAAGAAGGTGCGGGACCTGCTCGTCCCCGGCACCGTCGAGCAGGGCACCTTCAACGGCAAGCCGTTCGTGCTGAACTACGCCTTCACCGTCTTCGGCCTCTGGTACGACGCCGCCCTGTTCGAGAAGAACGGCTGGGCCGCGCCGAAGACCTGGGCCGATTTCACCGCTCTCTGCGACAAGATCAAGGCCGCCGGGATCACCCCGTACTCGTACGCGGGGGCGAACGCCGCCTACTACCAGTACCTGGTCCTGCTCACCAGCGCTGCCAAGATCGGCGGGCCGGACGTCCTCAAGAACATCGACAACCTGGAGGACGGTGCCTGGCAGGCCGAGCCGGTCAAGCAGGCCGCCGCCGCGTGGGCCGAGATCGGCGCGAAGTACGGCAACAAGGCGCACCTCGGCCTGAAGCACACCGAGGTCCAGCTCCAGCAGAACCAGGGCAAGGTCGCCTTCTACCCGAGCGGGTCCTGGCTGGAGAACGAGCAGGCCAAGGACACCCCGCCCGGCTTCAAGTACGCGGTGACGCCGGTCCCGAGCGTGACGGCCTCCGACGCGCTGCCGCAGACCGCGATCTACGCGGCGGCCGGCGAGATGTACTTCGTGCCCGCCAAGGGCAAGAACCCGCGCGGTGGCATGGAGTACCTGCGGCACATGCTCTCCAAGGCCGGGGCCAAGGGTTTCACCGAGCTGACGAAGGTGCTCACCGTGGTCCAGGGCGCCGTTGACGGCCTCGACATCTCGCCCGGCCTGACCAGCGGCAACGCCATGCTCGGCGCCGCCGGCAAGGACTACTTCAGCTACCGCTTCGACACCTGGTACAAGAAGCTCGACGACGAGGCCCGTGCCGCCACCAACGAGCTGATGTTCTCCGGGGGCTCCGCGCAGAAGTTCTGCGACCGGATGCAGAAGGCCGCCGACGCGGTGAAGAAGGACTCCTCGATCGAGAAGTTCAAGCGGTGA
- a CDS encoding carbohydrate ABC transporter permease, translating to MRHGRYPFIVGFLAAPVAIYVTFVLGPYAQAFYLATTNWRGVSANPEFIGLENFSRLLDDDVFWKAIRHHGLLLLALPLLTIAIALFFAFMLNVGGGSRGGVMTGVRGSRFYRVVFFFPQVLAVVIVGVIFSRVYAPDDSGLLNGALSAVGIDPVLFMADPDIALWSIIAVLVWQAVGFYVVLFSAGMSSVPKDIYEAATIDGAGRAAMFFRVTLPLLWDTLQVAWVYLGIAAFDAFAIVQVLSVDQGGPDGATTVLGMEIYRNAFSYSQFGYASAMGVALFFLTITFAALTLRVSKRDTIEL from the coding sequence ATGCGGCATGGCAGGTACCCGTTCATCGTCGGCTTCCTGGCGGCGCCGGTCGCGATCTACGTGACCTTCGTCCTCGGGCCGTACGCCCAGGCCTTCTACCTCGCGACCACCAACTGGCGCGGGGTCAGCGCGAACCCGGAGTTCATCGGTCTGGAGAACTTCAGCCGACTGCTGGACGACGACGTCTTCTGGAAGGCCATCCGGCACCACGGGCTCCTGCTGCTCGCCCTGCCGCTGCTCACCATCGCCATCGCGCTCTTCTTCGCCTTTATGCTCAACGTCGGCGGAGGGAGCCGGGGCGGGGTGATGACCGGGGTCCGGGGGTCGAGGTTCTACCGGGTGGTGTTCTTCTTCCCCCAGGTCCTGGCCGTGGTCATCGTCGGGGTCATCTTCAGTCGGGTCTACGCCCCGGACGACAGCGGCCTGCTCAACGGTGCGCTGAGCGCGGTCGGCATCGACCCGGTGCTCTTCATGGCCGATCCGGACATCGCGCTCTGGTCGATCATCGCGGTGCTGGTCTGGCAGGCGGTCGGCTTCTACGTGGTGCTCTTCTCCGCCGGCATGTCCTCGGTGCCGAAGGACATCTACGAGGCGGCCACCATCGACGGGGCCGGACGGGCGGCGATGTTCTTCCGGGTGACCCTGCCGCTGCTCTGGGACACCCTCCAGGTGGCCTGGGTCTACCTGGGCATCGCCGCCTTCGACGCGTTCGCCATCGTGCAGGTGCTCTCGGTCGACCAGGGTGGCCCGGACGGGGCCACCACCGTGCTCGGCATGGAGATCTACCGCAACGCGTTCAGCTACTCCCAGTTCGGCTACGCCTCGGCGATGGGCGTGGCGCTGTTCTTCCTGACGATCACGTTCGCGGCGCTCACCCTGCGCGTCAGCAAGCGTGACACGATCGAGCTGTAG
- a CDS encoding carbohydrate ABC transporter permease yields MTTEIAPSAPAAPAGSAPAGRKHTAARRQRSEVGLLTGLGHLALLVWAILVIAPLLWTVLASFKSNTEIFLGNPFALPGEFTFGSYRRAWSEANVGRYFLNSVFVVTLSTAGTMLLGAMAAYVLARYPFPGNRVIYYLFVSGLAFPVFLALVPLFLVVNNLGLLNTYTGLILVYIAYSLPFTVFFLAAFFKTLPQSVAEAAMMDGASHTRLFFQVMMPMARPALVSIAIFNIIGQWNQYLLPVALMQGEGADRKWVLTQGIASISTSAGYQADWAALFAALTLSILPMIIVYAFFQRQIQSGLTAGAVK; encoded by the coding sequence ATGACCACGGAGATCGCACCCAGCGCGCCGGCCGCCCCGGCCGGGTCCGCCCCGGCGGGCCGTAAGCACACCGCCGCCCGCCGGCAACGTTCCGAGGTGGGGCTGCTGACCGGGCTGGGCCACCTGGCCCTGCTGGTCTGGGCGATCCTGGTGATCGCCCCGCTGCTCTGGACGGTTCTCGCCTCGTTCAAGAGCAACACCGAGATCTTCCTCGGCAACCCGTTCGCGCTGCCCGGGGAGTTCACCTTCGGCAGCTACCGCCGGGCGTGGAGCGAGGCGAACGTCGGGCGGTACTTCCTCAACAGCGTGTTCGTGGTGACGCTGAGCACCGCCGGCACCATGCTGCTCGGTGCGATGGCCGCGTACGTGCTGGCCCGCTACCCGTTCCCGGGCAACCGGGTGATCTACTACCTGTTCGTCTCCGGGCTGGCGTTCCCGGTCTTCCTCGCCCTGGTGCCGCTCTTCCTGGTGGTCAACAACCTCGGGCTGCTCAACACGTACACCGGGCTGATCCTGGTCTACATCGCGTACTCGCTGCCGTTCACGGTGTTCTTCCTGGCCGCGTTCTTCAAGACGCTGCCGCAGTCGGTGGCCGAGGCCGCGATGATGGACGGCGCCTCGCACACCCGGCTGTTCTTCCAGGTGATGATGCCGATGGCCCGGCCCGCCCTGGTCAGCATCGCGATCTTCAACATCATCGGGCAGTGGAACCAGTACCTGCTGCCGGTGGCGCTGATGCAGGGCGAGGGGGCGGACCGCAAGTGGGTGCTCACCCAGGGCATCGCCAGCATCTCCACGTCCGCCGGCTACCAGGCCGACTGGGCGGCGCTCTTCGCGGCGCTCACCCTCTCCATCCTGCCCATGATCATCGTGTACGCCTTCTTCCAGCGGCAGATCCAGTCCGGCCTCACGGCCGGGGCGGTCAAGTAG
- a CDS encoding bifunctional 3'-5' exonuclease/DNA polymerase: MLVAVTAGEDGAGVLCPLRPDGQPAGPPEPVDDLAAAVAAREAAARPRWVWASGATLYPALLRAGVRVERCHDVELTEALLLGYAGRWGEPRSLAAAWARLTGAQVPSDPPPRQAAPPGDGQGALFDAPSGPPGPGIDALTRVYADQLARIAATTHPGRFRLLVAAESAGALIAVEMAAVGLPWRVDVHDAILTALLGEPSPVGGLPRRLAELATRIADAFGLRQLHADSPAELLRAFARAGIDLPNTRAWVLRGVEHPAVPLVLEHKELYRIWTAHGWAWCDAWVRDGRFRPEYVPGGVVSGRWATRGGGALQIPKVIRRAVVADPGWRFVVADAGQLEPRVLAAVSGDRRLAAAGGAGDLYAALARDAFGGDRGRAKLALLGAMYGQTGGAAVPALAALRRHYPTAFGYVEAAARTGEAGGLVRSWLGRTCPPPGSTGFAEEGPGEEPGGDPQSPRSRAARSRGRFTRNFVIQATAAEWASTLLAMLRTALAGTDAELVFFQHDEVVVHCPADQADAVVQAVGEAGTRAGALLFGDTPVRFPLDLSVVDCYADAD, from the coding sequence GTGCTGGTTGCGGTCACGGCGGGGGAGGACGGCGCGGGCGTGCTCTGCCCGCTGCGCCCCGACGGGCAGCCGGCCGGGCCGCCCGAGCCGGTCGATGACCTCGCCGCCGCCGTCGCCGCGCGGGAGGCCGCCGCCCGGCCCCGCTGGGTCTGGGCGTCCGGCGCGACGCTCTACCCCGCGCTGCTGCGCGCCGGGGTCCGGGTCGAGCGCTGCCACGACGTCGAGCTGACCGAGGCCCTGCTGCTCGGCTACGCCGGCCGCTGGGGCGAGCCGCGCTCGCTGGCGGCGGCCTGGGCCCGGCTGACCGGCGCGCAGGTGCCGTCCGACCCGCCGCCGCGTCAGGCCGCGCCGCCCGGCGACGGTCAGGGTGCGCTCTTCGACGCGCCGTCCGGGCCGCCCGGTCCGGGCATCGACGCGTTGACCCGGGTGTACGCCGACCAGCTTGCCCGGATCGCCGCGACCACCCATCCGGGCCGGTTCCGGCTGCTGGTGGCCGCCGAGTCGGCCGGCGCGCTGATCGCGGTGGAGATGGCGGCGGTCGGCCTGCCCTGGCGGGTCGACGTGCACGACGCCATCCTCACCGCGCTGCTCGGCGAGCCGTCCCCGGTGGGCGGGCTGCCGCGCCGGCTGGCCGAGCTGGCCACCCGGATCGCCGACGCGTTCGGGCTGCGCCAGCTGCACGCCGACTCCCCGGCCGAGCTGCTGCGCGCCTTCGCCCGGGCCGGCATCGACCTGCCGAACACCCGGGCCTGGGTGCTGCGCGGGGTGGAGCATCCGGCGGTGCCGTTGGTCCTGGAACACAAGGAGCTCTACCGGATCTGGACGGCGCACGGCTGGGCCTGGTGCGACGCCTGGGTACGCGACGGCCGGTTCCGCCCCGAGTACGTGCCCGGCGGCGTGGTCTCCGGCCGCTGGGCGACCCGGGGCGGCGGGGCGTTGCAGATCCCGAAGGTGATCCGCCGGGCGGTGGTGGCCGACCCGGGCTGGCGGTTCGTGGTCGCCGACGCCGGTCAGCTGGAGCCCCGGGTCCTCGCCGCGGTCTCCGGCGACCGCCGGCTGGCGGCGGCCGGCGGGGCGGGTGACCTCTACGCCGCCCTGGCCCGGGACGCCTTCGGCGGAGACCGGGGCCGCGCCAAGCTGGCCCTGCTCGGCGCGATGTACGGGCAGACCGGCGGGGCGGCGGTCCCGGCGCTGGCCGCCCTGCGTCGGCACTATCCCACCGCCTTCGGGTACGTCGAGGCGGCGGCGCGCACCGGCGAGGCCGGCGGGCTGGTCCGCTCCTGGCTGGGCCGGACCTGCCCGCCGCCCGGGTCGACGGGGTTCGCCGAGGAGGGGCCGGGGGAGGAGCCCGGGGGCGACCCGCAGAGTCCCCGGTCCCGGGCGGCGAGGTCACGGGGGCGGTTCACCCGCAACTTCGTCATCCAGGCGACCGCCGCCGAGTGGGCGTCCACCCTGCTCGCCATGCTGCGGACCGCGCTGGCCGGCACCGATGCGGAGCTGGTCTTCTTCCAGCACGACGAGGTGGTCGTGCACTGTCCGGCGGATCAGGCGGATGCGGTCGTCCAGGCGGTGGGTGAGGCGGGCACCCGGGCGGGAGCGCTGCTGTTCGGGGACACCCCGGTCCGGTTCCCCCTGGACCTGTCGGTGGTCGACTGCTACGCCGACGCCGACTGA
- a CDS encoding nucleotidyltransferase family protein, with amino-acid sequence MIIAAGGGRRIGGPEALLRLGKRPLVDRMIDTMTEAGCAPTVVVLGAAADEVRRTADLDGATVVVNRAWGTGVGSSIRAGLAALTDDAIEAVVVVPVDMPGLTVEAVRRVVALPYPDVLVCATYGGLRGYPMLFGRRHWAGIATLARADVGARPYLLAHKDLIVDIACDAVADGSRVDSPELMTLYGLTVPPQRMGA; translated from the coding sequence ATGATCATCGCCGCAGGCGGGGGACGGCGGATCGGTGGACCCGAGGCGCTGCTGCGGCTCGGAAAGCGACCCCTGGTGGACCGGATGATCGACACGATGACCGAGGCGGGCTGCGCCCCGACCGTGGTCGTCCTCGGCGCGGCCGCCGACGAGGTGCGCCGGACCGCCGACCTGGACGGGGCGACGGTGGTGGTCAACCGGGCATGGGGGACCGGGGTCGGATCCTCCATCCGGGCCGGTCTCGCCGCGCTCACCGACGACGCCATCGAGGCCGTCGTGGTGGTCCCGGTGGACATGCCCGGCCTCACCGTCGAGGCGGTGCGCCGGGTGGTCGCCCTGCCGTACCCGGACGTGCTGGTCTGCGCGACCTACGGCGGTCTGCGCGGCTACCCGATGCTCTTCGGTCGCCGGCACTGGGCCGGCATCGCCACCCTGGCCCGCGCGGACGTCGGCGCGCGGCCGTACCTGCTCGCGCACAAGGACCTGATCGTCGACATCGCCTGCGACGCGGTGGCCGACGGCAGTCGGGTCGACTCCCCGGAGCTGATGACGCTCTACGGCCTCACCGTCCCGCCCCAGCGGATGGGTGCCTGA